In Candidatus Pelagibacter sp. HIMB1321, a single genomic region encodes these proteins:
- a CDS encoding lytic transglycosylase domain-containing protein, translating into MPRKLTTILTAVIFLLITNNFAFSLNSKIIPIKKPILTDDEIQKKIILNILKPLPKPSLKEKTKIVEKIIKDKKSLKPKYLLPKKKPLIAGKNTKPEIDRSKFYTKKDFSFAKKAVAEMKKSNWSNALGVAKKAKDKSIYNFIQWRHLLTKGNKASFYEYLNFINSNPDYPRIGRIRYLAEHKLSNEKITPGKIIDWFGGEEPLSGYGKMILGESYILSGQVDIGKKLIKDGWITAELSKADLRLFRKKFKKHLNADDYIKRADYLAWENKYWDLKRILRYLPKDYELLYNARQLLMSKSYGVDQAIKNVPARFKNDAGLNFDRLKWRRKRGRVDSSAEILLKVKNTKDYLVRPEKWWQEREIISRALIYKKKYELAYKISSNHALTEGPEYAAAEWMSGWIALSFLDDPLLSKDHFQNFYNNVSYPISTSRGAYWLARSYKALGDKENSNKWFNEASKYLTTYYGQLAFMELNPNKTFELPKDIEVDNKYREKFYSKELVKVVYLLDELNEDKYTKFILRHLANENIENGSEVLASELSTNIGRFDFAIQIAKIASYERRFHNKYNYPIISTPKFINGRKIPESAFILSIIRQESEFDLSANSHAGAKGLMQLMPYTAKLVAKQAKLPYVKSRLTTDPEYNINLGSHYIAGLILNYDGAYPFAVAAYNAGPNRVKYWKKINKDPQKKQIDYVDWIELIKFRETRNYVQRVLENYNVYRYILEQKPIKMTDFFKDNPLF; encoded by the coding sequence ATGCCAAGAAAACTAACAACCATTCTTACAGCAGTTATATTTTTATTGATTACAAACAACTTTGCATTTTCTCTGAATAGTAAAATTATACCAATTAAGAAACCAATACTGACAGATGATGAAATTCAGAAAAAAATAATACTGAACATTTTAAAACCCCTTCCAAAACCAAGTTTGAAAGAAAAAACAAAAATTGTTGAAAAAATAATAAAAGATAAAAAATCTTTAAAACCAAAATATTTATTACCCAAAAAGAAACCATTAATAGCTGGTAAAAATACCAAACCTGAGATTGATAGGTCTAAATTTTATACTAAAAAGGATTTTTCATTTGCAAAAAAAGCAGTCGCAGAAATGAAAAAATCCAATTGGAGTAATGCCCTAGGGGTAGCAAAAAAAGCTAAGGATAAATCAATATATAATTTTATCCAATGGAGACACCTTTTAACTAAAGGAAATAAAGCATCATTCTATGAATATCTAAATTTTATAAATTCAAATCCCGATTATCCAAGAATTGGTAGAATTAGATATTTAGCAGAACATAAGTTGTCTAATGAAAAAATTACACCAGGTAAAATTATAGATTGGTTTGGAGGTGAAGAGCCCTTAAGTGGTTATGGTAAAATGATCTTAGGTGAAAGCTATATTCTATCTGGCCAAGTAGATATTGGAAAAAAATTAATTAAAGATGGTTGGATAACTGCTGAATTAAGTAAAGCTGATTTAAGGCTTTTTAGAAAAAAATTTAAAAAACATCTTAATGCAGATGATTATATAAAAAGAGCAGATTATCTTGCTTGGGAAAACAAATATTGGGATTTAAAAAGAATATTGCGTTATTTACCTAAAGATTACGAACTTTTGTATAATGCCAGACAATTATTAATGAGTAAATCCTATGGTGTGGATCAAGCTATTAAAAATGTTCCTGCGCGATTTAAAAATGATGCAGGTTTAAATTTTGATCGTTTGAAATGGAGACGTAAAAGAGGTCGTGTAGATAGTTCAGCTGAAATATTATTAAAAGTTAAAAACACAAAAGATTATTTAGTGCGCCCTGAAAAATGGTGGCAAGAGAGAGAAATAATTTCAAGAGCATTAATTTATAAAAAGAAATATGAATTAGCCTATAAAATATCTAGCAACCACGCTTTAACCGAGGGGCCAGAATATGCTGCAGCAGAATGGATGAGTGGCTGGATTGCGTTAAGTTTTTTAGATGACCCTCTATTATCTAAAGATCATTTTCAAAATTTTTATAATAATGTGAGCTATCCAATCAGTACATCAAGAGGTGCTTACTGGTTAGCACGATCTTATAAAGCACTTGGTGATAAAGAAAATTCAAATAAATGGTTTAATGAAGCATCTAAATATCTAACAACATACTATGGTCAACTTGCTTTTATGGAATTAAATCCTAATAAAACTTTTGAACTTCCAAAAGATATAGAAGTCGACAATAAATATAGAGAAAAATTTTACTCAAAGGAGTTGGTAAAGGTAGTTTATCTTTTAGATGAACTTAATGAAGATAAATACACAAAATTTATCCTAAGACATTTAGCAAACGAAAATATAGAAAATGGAAGTGAAGTTTTAGCGTCTGAACTTTCCACTAATATAGGAAGATTTGATTTTGCAATACAAATTGCAAAAATTGCTTCTTATGAAAGAAGATTTCATAATAAATATAACTATCCTATCATAAGTACACCAAAATTTATCAATGGAAGAAAAATTCCTGAAAGTGCATTTATATTATCAATTATTAGACAGGAAAGTGAATTTGATTTAAGTGCAAATAGTCATGCTGGAGCCAAAGGTTTAATGCAGTTAATGCCCTACACAGCAAAATTAGTTGCAAAACAAGCAAAGCTTCCTTATGTAAAATCCAGATTAACTACTGATCCTGAGTATAATATTAATTTAGGATCACATTACATCGCTGGTCTAATATTAAATTATGATGGTGCTTATCCGTTTGCAGTTGCAGCTTATAATGCTGGACCTAATAGAGTTAAGTATTGGAAAAAAATTAATAAAGATCCACAGAAAAAACAAATTGATTATGTTGATTGGATTGAATTAATTAAATTTAGAGAGACAAGAAATTATGTTCAAAGAGTATTAGAAAATTATAATGTCTATAGATATATTCTTGAACAAAAACCAATTAAAATGACAGATTTTTTCAAGGACAATCCCTTATTCTAA
- the folK gene encoding 2-amino-4-hydroxy-6-hydroxymethyldihydropteridine diphosphokinase — protein MIYIGLGSNLGNRIQNIENAKYLLKSHGIDILKSSSYYETLSWPDTTNPKFINIIIESNTNIPADRLIKIFKLIEKKLGRRKGPRNSPRTCDIDLISYRDKIFLDKIKIPHKRMSKRNFVLLPLFEIAPDWIHPITKKSVKDLIFSLPIKDITTIKQI, from the coding sequence ATGATATATATTGGCTTAGGTTCTAACTTAGGAAATAGAATTCAAAATATTGAAAATGCAAAATATCTGCTGAAATCTCATGGTATTGATATTCTAAAGTCATCTAGTTACTATGAGACATTATCATGGCCAGATACTACTAATCCAAAATTCATAAATATAATAATTGAATCAAATACAAATATCCCCGCAGATAGATTAATCAAAATTTTCAAATTAATAGAAAAAAAACTCGGTAGAAGAAAAGGTCCAAGGAATTCACCTCGTACTTGTGATATTGATCTAATTTCTTATAGAGACAAAATTTTTTTAGATAAAATCAAAATTCCTCACAAAAGAATGTCGAAAAGAAATTTTGTATTATTACCTCTTTTTGAAATAGCCCCAGATTGGATACATCCAATAACAAAAAAAAGTGTTAAAGATTTAATTTTTTCTTTACCAATTAAAGATATTACAACTATTAAACAAATATGA
- a CDS encoding sarcosine oxidase subunit beta family protein, which yields MKKKYSIFSLIKNAFSYHENWEKAWKDPTPKKEYDAVIVGGGGHGLATAYYLAKKHDMKNIAVVEKGWIGGGNTGRNTTIIRSNYLWDASAGLYDHALKIWEGLSQELNYNVMFSQRGVMNLAHNLQDVRDLKRRTHANRLNGIDAVYLSTEEVKKFCPIINTSPDIRYPVLGGTLQRRAGTARHDAVAWGYARGADEMGVDIIQNCEVKGIKRNGDAVEGLETTKGFIKTKKIGVVAAGHSSVIANMAGIKLPLESKPLQALVSEPVKPIIDTVVMSNAVHAYVSQSDKGELVIGAGTDDYVSYSQKGSHDIVEGTLNAILELYPIFSRMRMLRQWGGIVDICPDASPIISKTMVKGLYFNCGWGTGGFKATPGSGDLFAHTIANDEPHKLNAAFNLNRFVSGDLVDEHGAAAVAH from the coding sequence ATGAAAAAAAAATATTCAATATTCTCTCTAATTAAAAATGCATTTTCTTATCATGAGAACTGGGAGAAAGCATGGAAAGATCCAACACCTAAAAAAGAATATGATGCTGTTATAGTTGGTGGTGGAGGTCATGGTTTAGCTACAGCTTATTACTTAGCTAAGAAACATGACATGAAAAATATTGCTGTAGTTGAAAAAGGATGGATTGGTGGAGGAAATACTGGAAGGAACACAACTATTATTAGATCAAACTATCTATGGGATGCGAGTGCAGGCCTTTATGATCATGCGTTAAAAATTTGGGAAGGCTTATCTCAAGAATTAAATTACAATGTAATGTTTAGTCAAAGAGGTGTAATGAATTTAGCTCACAATCTTCAAGATGTTAGAGATTTAAAAAGAAGAACACATGCAAATAGATTAAATGGTATTGATGCTGTTTATCTTTCAACAGAAGAGGTTAAAAAATTTTGTCCAATAATAAATACTTCACCAGATATACGTTACCCTGTCTTAGGTGGAACATTACAAAGAAGAGCTGGTACAGCACGACACGATGCAGTCGCATGGGGTTATGCAAGAGGAGCTGATGAAATGGGTGTTGATATAATCCAAAATTGTGAAGTTAAAGGAATTAAAAGAAATGGTGATGCAGTTGAAGGATTGGAAACTACAAAAGGATTTATAAAAACAAAAAAAATTGGCGTTGTTGCAGCTGGACACTCAAGTGTGATCGCAAATATGGCTGGTATTAAACTTCCGTTAGAAAGTAAACCACTACAAGCTCTTGTATCAGAACCTGTAAAACCTATTATTGATACAGTTGTTATGTCAAATGCGGTACATGCTTATGTAAGTCAATCAGATAAAGGTGAATTAGTAATTGGAGCTGGAACAGATGATTATGTTTCATATTCACAAAAAGGTAGCCATGATATTGTTGAAGGAACGTTAAATGCAATATTAGAACTATATCCAATTTTTAGTCGGATGAGAATGTTAAGACAATGGGGTGGTATCGTTGATATCTGTCCTGATGCAAGTCCAATCATAAGTAAAACGATGGTGAAAGGTTTGTATTTCAATTGTGGTTGGGGAACAGGAGGATTTAAAGCGACCCCTGGATCAGGTGATCTATTTGCACACACGATTGCAAATGATGAGCCGCACAAACTAAATGCTGCTTTTAATTTAAATAGATTTGTAAGTGGTGACCTTGTTGATGAACATGGTGCTGCAGCTGTAGCTCACTAA
- the dapA gene encoding 4-hydroxy-tetrahydrodipicolinate synthase, whose protein sequence is MFKGSNVALITPFKDDNLDIDSYIKLIHFHLNNGTSGLVPAGTTGESPTLSHKEHQQVIDLCIKESKGKIPVIAGTGSNSTVEAISLTSHAEKAGASAALIVTPYYNKPTQEGLYQHYKAINDKCGLPIIIYNIPGRSVIDMSVETMARLFELKNIVGVKDATGDLDRVDQQLKAMGNEFIQLTGNDDNALEFNRRGGVGAISVTANIAPKLCSDFQSLSLLPDDQSKKEAENLDKVLQPLHYSMFVESNPSPVKYAAKILGLCDDAVRLPLVKVTDETKNIVSKALETAKLV, encoded by the coding sequence ATGTTTAAAGGATCAAATGTAGCGTTAATAACACCATTTAAAGATGACAATCTTGATATTGATAGTTATATCAAATTAATTCATTTTCATCTTAATAATGGGACTAGTGGACTTGTGCCAGCAGGCACTACAGGTGAGTCTCCAACACTTAGTCATAAAGAGCATCAGCAAGTTATTGATCTATGTATAAAAGAAAGTAAGGGTAAAATACCTGTAATTGCTGGAACAGGCTCAAATTCTACTGTGGAAGCAATATCGTTAACATCTCATGCTGAAAAAGCAGGTGCCAGTGCAGCGTTAATCGTGACCCCATATTACAATAAACCCACTCAGGAAGGACTGTATCAACATTATAAAGCTATTAATGACAAATGTGGATTGCCAATTATTATTTACAATATACCCGGAAGATCTGTAATTGATATGTCCGTAGAAACTATGGCTAGACTTTTTGAATTAAAAAATATTGTTGGTGTTAAAGACGCAACAGGTGATTTAGATAGAGTAGACCAACAATTAAAAGCAATGGGAAATGAATTTATACAATTAACAGGAAACGATGATAATGCTTTAGAGTTTAATCGAAGAGGTGGGGTTGGAGCAATTAGTGTAACTGCCAATATAGCTCCTAAGCTTTGTTCTGATTTTCAATCTTTATCTTTACTGCCTGATGATCAATCAAAAAAGGAAGCTGAAAATTTAGATAAAGTTTTACAACCATTACACTATTCTATGTTTGTTGAGAGTAATCCAAGTCCAGTAAAATATGCAGCTAAAATTTTAGGTTTGTGTGATGATGCTGTTAGATTACCACTTGTAAAAGTGACAGACGAAACAAAAAATATAGTAAGTAAAGCACTAGAGACAGCTAAACTAGTCTAA
- the smpB gene encoding SsrA-binding protein SmpB has translation MKKKTSPGLKIICLNRKASFNYFFEDLIEAGIVLKGSEIKSVREGKVNIAESYAVEKNGEIVLINSHIAQYKQASMTNHNPMDERKLLLNKREINKLIGKMQRDGFTIVPTKMYFKKGKAKIEIAVAKGKKQYDKRAAKKNRDWNRDKARYIRKSS, from the coding sequence ATGAAAAAAAAAACCAGTCCTGGTTTGAAGATTATTTGTTTAAATAGAAAAGCAAGCTTTAATTATTTTTTTGAGGATCTTATAGAGGCAGGAATTGTTTTAAAAGGTTCAGAAATTAAATCAGTAAGAGAAGGTAAAGTTAATATTGCTGAATCCTATGCTGTTGAAAAAAATGGAGAGATTGTTTTAATCAATTCTCATATTGCTCAATATAAACAGGCAAGTATGACAAATCATAATCCAATGGATGAAAGAAAATTATTACTAAATAAAAGAGAAATAAATAAACTTATTGGTAAAATGCAGAGAGATGGATTTACAATTGTTCCAACTAAAATGTATTTTAAAAAAGGAAAAGCAAAAATTGAAATCGCGGTAGCCAAAGGTAAAAAGCAATACGATAAGAGAGCAGCTAAAAAGAATAGAGATTGGAATCGTGATAAAGCTAGATACATAAGAAAATCAAGTTGA
- a CDS encoding sarcosine oxidase subunit delta, with product MFVINCPYCGEREQSEFKAGGEAHIERPKQPTELSDDEWAEYLFMRKNIKGVQYERWNHAHGCRKWFNMVRDTSNDEIKAIYKMGEKPPSV from the coding sequence ATGTTTGTAATTAACTGTCCCTATTGTGGTGAAAGAGAGCAAAGTGAATTCAAAGCTGGTGGTGAAGCTCATATAGAAAGACCCAAACAACCTACTGAACTCAGTGACGATGAATGGGCTGAATATCTTTTTATGAGAAAAAACATAAAAGGAGTTCAATACGAAAGATGGAACCATGCTCATGGTTGTAGAAAGTGGTTTAACATGGTTCGTGATACATCTAACGATGAAATAAAAGCAATTTATAAAATGGGTGAGAAACCTCCTTCAGTTTAA